From a region of the Constantimarinum furrinae genome:
- the uvrC gene encoding excinuclease ABC subunit UvrC, whose product MPETSVTLQIATLPNDPGVYQYYDKEDTLLYVGKAKNIKKRVSSYFTKQQDNARTRLLVKKIKKIRHIVVASETDALLLENNLIKKYQPRYNVMLKDDKTYPWICIKNERFPRVFSTRRLIKDGSEYFGPYTSMKTVHTLLELIKGLYPLRTCNYDLSEEKIRAGKYKLCLEYHLGNCAGPCEGFFSEEAYQENIEAIRNILKGNFKDSLGRFKKQMKVLAKDLMFEDAQRVKEKIDVLENYQSKSTIVNPKINNVDVFSIVSDESYAYVNYLQISYGSIIRSHTLEIRKKLDETDKELLELAVVELRQRFQSICKEIYVPFPIDTEAGLKVHIPKAGDKKQILDLSVRNAKYFRMERFKQAKIVDPNRHENRIMAQMKKDLRLSVEPRHIECFDNSNIQGTHPVAACVVFKNGKPSKKDYRKFNIKTVAGPDDYASMEEVVYRRYKRLKEEEQPLPQLIIIDGGKGQLSSALKSLERLDLRGKIAIIGIAKRLEELFYPDDPIPLYLDKKSETLKIIQQLRNEAHRFGITFHRDKRSKDALNTALETIPGIGEKTVVALLKHFKSTKRITQASFEELAKIVGSSRAKKIKLHFQATEDT is encoded by the coding sequence ATGCCAGAAACTTCGGTCACATTACAAATCGCTACACTTCCCAATGATCCCGGGGTATACCAATATTATGACAAGGAGGATACGTTGTTGTATGTTGGAAAGGCCAAGAATATCAAAAAAAGAGTTTCTTCTTATTTCACCAAACAACAGGATAATGCCCGTACCCGCCTGTTGGTTAAAAAAATAAAAAAGATCAGGCATATCGTGGTGGCCAGCGAAACCGATGCATTATTGCTGGAGAATAATCTTATAAAAAAATATCAGCCGAGATACAATGTCATGCTAAAGGACGATAAGACGTATCCGTGGATCTGTATCAAGAATGAACGATTTCCCAGAGTGTTTTCCACCCGAAGGCTGATCAAGGACGGTTCTGAATATTTCGGACCGTATACCAGCATGAAAACGGTACACACCCTGCTAGAACTTATAAAAGGATTATACCCGCTTCGTACCTGTAACTACGATCTTTCGGAAGAAAAGATTCGAGCCGGAAAATACAAGCTATGTCTGGAATATCACCTCGGAAACTGTGCCGGACCCTGTGAAGGATTTTTTTCCGAAGAAGCCTATCAGGAAAACATAGAGGCAATCCGAAATATACTAAAAGGAAATTTTAAGGATTCCCTGGGTCGTTTCAAAAAACAGATGAAGGTCCTCGCTAAAGACCTAATGTTTGAAGATGCCCAACGCGTAAAGGAAAAAATTGATGTGCTGGAGAATTATCAGTCAAAATCGACTATTGTAAATCCGAAGATCAATAATGTTGATGTATTTTCTATCGTTTCGGACGAAAGTTATGCCTATGTGAATTACCTTCAGATATCGTATGGTTCCATCATACGTTCACATACTCTGGAAATTAGAAAGAAACTGGACGAAACCGACAAAGAGTTGCTGGAACTTGCGGTAGTGGAGTTGAGACAACGGTTTCAGTCCATCTGCAAGGAGATTTATGTGCCCTTTCCTATCGATACAGAAGCAGGCTTAAAAGTACATATTCCGAAGGCAGGCGATAAGAAACAGATTCTGGATCTCTCTGTAAGGAACGCCAAGTATTTCAGAATGGAACGCTTTAAGCAAGCAAAGATCGTCGACCCCAACAGGCATGAAAACCGGATCATGGCGCAGATGAAAAAGGACCTTAGACTTTCGGTAGAACCAAGACATATAGAGTGTTTCGATAATAGTAACATACAGGGAACACATCCGGTGGCGGCCTGTGTAGTATTTAAAAACGGGAAACCGAGTAAGAAAGATTATCGTAAATTCAATATCAAGACCGTAGCAGGACCCGATGATTATGCTTCTATGGAAGAAGTGGTTTACCGACGCTATAAAAGATTAAAGGAAGAGGAGCAACCATTGCCCCAATTGATCATCATAGACGGAGGAAAGGGTCAGTTATCATCGGCTTTAAAAAGTCTTGAGCGGCTCGATTTAAGAGGAAAGATAGCCATTATCGGGATCGCCAAACGGCTTGAAGAACTTTTTTATCCAGACGATCCCATTCCGTTGTATCTTGATAAAAAATCGGAGACTTTAAAGATCATTCAGCAATTGCGTAATGAAGCTCATAGGTTTGGAATTACCTTTCATCGCGACAAACGCAGTAAAGACGCTTTAAATACGGCCCTGGAAACCATACCCGGGATAGGAGAAAAAACAGTTGTAGCGCTCTTAAAGCACTTTAAGAGTACAAAGCGCATCACACAGGCCAGTTTTGAAGAGCTCGCCAAAATAGTGGGTTCGAGTCGCGCCAAGAAAATTAAGTTGCACTTTCAGGCAACCGAAGATACATAA
- a CDS encoding ATP-grasp domain-containing protein: MNIAILSRGENLYSTQSLLKAGKVRNHDIEVIDPALCTLAVEDGKPTLYYCNEPLNDLHAVIPRIGASNTYFGTSLVRHFESMGVFCAVSSEAILQSRNKWTSFQILSAAQIAVPKTVLGNALDSEAVLEMFENKPVILKMLQGTHGHGVILAETYQSALSTIETLKSTNIRFVIQEFIAESKGADIRVIVVDGVAVASMKRQCKIGEFRSNLHRGGTSEVIKLSYEEERLAIRAAKALRLGVCGVDLLQSDRGPMVLEVNSTPGLEGIETTTGKNISKSIIGFIERNKR; encoded by the coding sequence ATGAACATCGCCATATTATCCCGTGGAGAGAATCTCTATTCGACTCAAAGTCTGCTGAAAGCGGGTAAAGTGAGGAATCACGATATTGAAGTTATCGATCCTGCCTTATGTACGCTTGCGGTTGAAGACGGGAAGCCTACCCTTTATTATTGTAACGAACCCCTTAACGATCTGCATGCTGTGATTCCCAGAATAGGTGCATCAAATACTTATTTTGGCACGTCGTTGGTTCGTCATTTTGAATCTATGGGTGTTTTTTGTGCGGTTTCTTCGGAAGCGATCTTGCAATCCCGGAATAAATGGACCAGTTTTCAGATACTATCAGCGGCACAAATTGCTGTTCCGAAAACCGTGTTGGGAAATGCGCTGGATTCTGAAGCCGTACTGGAAATGTTCGAAAATAAACCTGTAATATTAAAAATGCTTCAGGGCACTCATGGTCATGGGGTGATCCTGGCCGAAACCTACCAATCGGCCTTATCGACAATTGAGACATTAAAATCGACTAATATTCGATTTGTAATTCAGGAGTTTATTGCCGAATCCAAAGGTGCCGATATACGGGTGATCGTTGTGGATGGTGTTGCGGTGGCATCGATGAAGCGGCAGTGTAAGATCGGGGAGTTCCGGTCTAACCTTCACCGGGGAGGAACGTCTGAAGTAATTAAGTTGAGTTATGAGGAGGAACGTCTGGCAATACGTGCTGCAAAAGCGCTTCGGTTGGGAGTTTGCGGTGTTGATCTCTTACAATCAGACAGGGGACCAATGGTTCTTGAAGTAAATTCAACTCCGGGTCTGGAGGGCATAGAAACCACCACGGGCAAGAATATTTCAAAAAGTATTATAGGTTTTATTGAGCGCAATAAACGTTAA